In Vibrio crassostreae, one DNA window encodes the following:
- a CDS encoding DUF5666 domain-containing protein, with protein MKKLALISVVGLILTGCGGSDSNSNGSNDNNTQAPSAVQGTIDSVSGNTIVVNGYSYQVDSANYAGENVAITDLEKNMMVSISSNARSASTHTGGTQVGLEPTIVGLISDTNHNNGTFKVNGIALTFTNLSGEIENGDWVMVSSLPTANAGYKVLSVVKFEHSNLTESVEVEGLISELDSNAKTFKLGANLSVDYSNSHIDNDRSSNGLSNGLWVEVTGSMVGSVLKADEVEVEDFSEVSNDTEIEGIITWVANDKSSFDLSYKGRFVVNDSTRYEDGNQSSLTVGTEVEVTTKKANGENVATEIEFEHNDDSQDWNDNDVDFEGEVQSTDDKTLSFVIQTTAGSQTVYVNQNTRYEDGLSFYTLQGQRIEAETYKVSNQYIASEIEAEDNN; from the coding sequence ATGAAAAAGTTAGCGCTGATTTCAGTTGTCGGTTTAATTCTAACTGGCTGTGGCGGTAGTGACAGCAATAGCAATGGAAGCAACGATAACAACACGCAAGCTCCATCAGCAGTTCAAGGTACCATTGACTCTGTTTCTGGCAACACCATTGTTGTGAATGGTTATAGCTATCAAGTAGACAGTGCGAACTACGCAGGTGAAAACGTGGCTATTACAGACCTAGAAAAGAATATGATGGTCTCCATTTCATCTAATGCTCGCAGCGCTTCAACTCACACTGGCGGGACTCAAGTTGGCCTTGAGCCGACCATCGTTGGTCTTATTTCAGACACCAACCATAATAATGGTACATTTAAAGTCAATGGCATCGCATTGACCTTTACAAATCTGTCAGGTGAAATTGAAAATGGCGATTGGGTTATGGTCTCTTCTTTACCGACAGCGAATGCAGGTTACAAAGTATTGTCTGTAGTGAAATTCGAGCACTCTAACTTAACAGAGTCGGTTGAAGTTGAAGGTTTGATTAGCGAGTTAGACAGCAACGCGAAAACATTCAAACTTGGCGCAAACCTAAGCGTTGATTATTCAAATTCCCACATCGACAACGATAGAAGCAGCAACGGATTATCTAACGGTCTTTGGGTTGAAGTGACAGGCTCAATGGTAGGCTCTGTATTGAAAGCAGATGAAGTGGAAGTCGAAGATTTTAGCGAAGTAAGCAATGACACGGAAATCGAAGGCATTATTACTTGGGTAGCTAACGACAAATCATCATTTGATTTAAGCTACAAAGGGCGCTTTGTTGTCAATGACAGCACTCGTTACGAAGATGGTAACCAATCAAGCTTGACCGTAGGTACAGAAGTCGAAGTAACAACGAAAAAAGCGAACGGCGAAAATGTTGCTACCGAAATCGAATTTGAACACAACGATGATTCGCAAGATTGGAATGATAATGACGTTGATTTTGAAGGCGAAGTTCAGAGCACAGATGACAAAACATTGAGCTTTGTTATTCAGACAACTGCAGGTAGTCAAACCGTCTACGTTAACCAAAATACTCGCTATGAAGATGGTCTAAGTTTCTATACTTTACAAGGTCAACGTATTGAAGCAGAAACGTATAAGGTGAGTAACCAATACATCGCTAGCGAAATCGAAGCTGAAGACAATAACTAA